One Diabrotica virgifera virgifera chromosome 3, PGI_DIABVI_V3a genomic window carries:
- the LOC114344658 gene encoding keratin-associated protein 6-2-like: MFKLLVVCAVVSIAYAKPGGLGIGGYGGYGGYGGYGGYGGYGGYGGHYGLAPATSYSSRIDYHSPAIKTYVAPAVSYHSAPLVSSYGLGHGYGAGLGYSSGLGHGYGLGHGYGGYGSGYSLGGYGHGW, translated from the exons atgtTTAAATTGTTAGTAGTTTGTGCTGTAGTGTCGATAGCTTATGCTAAACCAGGCGGTTTGGGAATTGGGGGTTACGGGGGATACGGTGGATATGGCGGATATGGTGGATATGGGGGATATGGAGGTTATGGAGGACATTATGGGTTAGCTCCAGCTACAAGTTACAG TTCCCGTATTGATTACCATTCACCAGCCATCAAAACGTACGTAGCACCTGCAGTGAGCTACCACAGTGCTCCTCTAGTATCTTCATATGGACTTGGTCACGGATATGGCGCAGGCCTAGGATATAGTAGTGGATTAGGACACGGTTATGGTCTAGGACATGGCTACGGCGGATACGGTAGTGGATACTCATTAGGAGGCTATGGTCATGGTTGGTAA